From a region of the Phragmites australis chromosome 21, lpPhrAust1.1, whole genome shotgun sequence genome:
- the LOC133903681 gene encoding cytochrome P450 704C1-like — protein sequence MGEHSSSSSSFSTALAIAGLALLAVCSYYLLVSRGRRGGNKPKRYPPVVGTMFHQLYHVRRLHDYHTDLFRERKTFQLLAPASRRQIYTCDPAVVEHILRTNFANYGKGTFDYENTRDLLGDGIFAVDGDKWRQQRKIASYDFSTRALRDFSGAVFKRNAAKLAGVVSNNAASKQSMDVQGLLLKATMDSIFTIAFGLDLDTLGGSGEGSRFAAAFDDASEFTLLRYVNAFWKVMRFLNVGSEAMLKERVKVVDEFVYKRIRARAQELSCNKHAQDPDSRQDILSRFIEAATNESGTVDYKYLRDIILNIVIAGKDTTAGALAWFLYMACKHPEVQEKICQEVREATNAGETASVDEFAQSLTDEALNKMHYLHAALTETLRLYPSVPLDNKQCFSDDVLPDGSSVSKGDIVFYVPYAMGRMEYLWGKDAEVFRPERWLDQNGEFQQESPFKFAAFQAGPRICLGKEFAYRQMKIFAAVLLRFFVFRLRDGEKASVNYRTMITLHIEQGLHLTATAR from the exons ATGGGAGaacactcctcctcctcctcctccttctctacGGCCCTGGCCATCGCCGGCCTCGCGCTGCTGGCGGTCTGCTCGTACTACCTGCTCGTCAGCcgcggccggcgcggcggcAATAAGCCGAAGCGGTACCCGCCCGTGGTCGGCACGATGTTCCACCAGCTCTACCACGTCCGGCGGCTGCACGACTACCACACGGACCTGTTCCGCGAGCGCAAGACCTTTCAGCTGCTCGCGCCGGCCAGCCGGAGGCAGATTTACACGTGCGATCCCGCCGTGGTCGAGCACATCCTCAGGACCAACTTCGCCAACTACGGCAAG GGAACGTTCGACTACGAGAACACGAGGGACCTGTTGGGCGATGGCATCTTCGCCGTGGACGGCGACAAGTGGAGGCAGCAGCGCAAGATCGCCAGCTACGACTTCTCGACGAGGGCACTCCGCGACTTCAGCGGCGCCGTCTTCAAGAGGAACGCCGCCAAGCTTGCCGGCGTCGTCTCCAACAACGCGGCATCGAAGCAGTCCATGGACGTCCAG GGCCTTCTGCTGAAGGCGACGATGGACTCcatcttcaccatcgccttTGGCCTGGACCTCGACACgctcggcggctcgggcgaGGGGAGCCGCTTCGCCGCGGCGTTCGACGACGCCAGCGAGTTCACGCTGCTCCGCTACGTCAACGCGTTCTGGAAGGTGATGAGGTTCCTGAACGTCGGCTCCGAGGCGATGCTCAAGGAGCGGGTCAAGGTCGTCGACGAGTTCGTGTACAAGCGCATCCGTGCCAGGGCCCAGGAGCTCTCCTGCAACAAGCACGCACAGGACCCC GATTCGAGGCAAGACATCCTGTCCAGATTCATCGAAGCAGCTACCAACGAATCCGGAACGGTGGACTACAAGTACCTGAGAGACATCATACTGAACATAGTCATCGCCGGTAAGGACACGACCGCGGGAGCGCTCGCTTGGTTCCTCTACATGGCGTGCAAGCACCCGGAAGTCCAGGAGAAGATTTGTCAGGAAGTCAGAGAGGCTACCAACGCCGGCGAGACCGCGTCCGTGGACGAGTTCGCGCAGAGCCTCACCGACGAGGCGCTGAACAAGATGCACTACCTGCACGCCGCCCTCACGGAGACGCTCAGGCTGTACCCTTCGGTTCCTCTG GATAACAAGCAGTGCTTCTCTGATGATGTTTTGCCTGACGGTTCCAGCGTCAGCAAGGGAGACATCGTGTTCTACGTCCCGTACGCGATGGGCCGGATGGAGTACCTGTGGGGCAAAGACGCTGAGGTCTTCCGGCCCGAACGGTGGCTCGATCAGAACGGCGAATTTCAGCAGGAAAGCCCGTTCAAATTCGCAGCTTTTCAG GCTGGTCCGAGGATATGCCTGGGGAAGGAGTTCGCGTACAGACAGATGAAGATCTTCGCCGCCGTGCTCCTCCGTTTCTTCGTGTTCCGTCTGCGCGACGGCGAGAAGGCGAGCGTCAACTACCGCACCATGATCACGCTCCACATCGAGCAGGGCCTCCATctgacggcgacggcgagatGA